The genomic interval AGCGCAGCTGCAGCTCGTGCGTGTCCACCAGCGCCGTCacgtgcgccggcgccgccagCAGCGTGTGCGACTTGCGGTCGCAGATGTAGCACCACCAGTACTCTTGTTGGACAGCTGTGTAGTGCAGCACTCACCGGAGCGCAGGCAGCAGGCGAGCGTGTAGACGCCGGGCCAGCGCGGCGCCGTGAAGCGCAGCTGCAGCTCGTGCGTGTCCACCAGCGCCGTCacgtgcgccggcgccgccagCAGCGTGTGCGACTTGCGGTCGCAGATGTAGCACCACCAGTACTCTTGTTGGACAGCTGTGTAGTGCAGCACTCACCGGAGCGCAGGCAGCAGGCGAGCGTGTAGACGCCGGGCCAGCGCGGCGCCGTGAAGCGCAGCTGCAGCTCGTGCGTGTCCACCAGCGCCGTCacgtgcgccggcgccgccagCAGCGTGTGCGACTTGCGGTCGCAGATGTAGCACCACCAGTACTCTTGTTGGACAGCTGTGTAGTGCAGCACTCACCGGAGCGCAGGCAGCAGGCGAGCGTGTAGACGCCGGGCCAGCGCGGCGCCGTGAAGCGCAGCTGCAGCTCGTGCGTGTCCACCAGCGCCGTCacgtgcgccggcgccgccagCAGCGTGTGCGACTTGCGGTCGCAGATGTAGCACCACCAGTACTCTTGTTGGACAGCTGTGTAGTGCAGCACTCACCGGAGCGCAGGCAGCAGGCGAGCGTGTAGACGCCGGGCCAGCGCGGCGCCGTGAAGCGCAGCTGCAGCTCGTGCGTGTCCACCAGCGCCGTCacgtgcgccggcgccgccagCAGCGTGTGCGACTTGCGGTCGCAGATGTAGCACCACCAGTACTCTTGTTGGACAGCTGTGTAGTGCAGCACTCACCGGAGCGCAGGCAGCAGGCGAGCGTGTAGACGCCGGGCCAGCGCGGCGCCGTGAAGCGCAGCTGCAGCTCGTGCGTGTCCACCAGCGCCGTCacgtgcgccggcgccgccagCAGCGTGTGCGACTTGCGGTCGCAGATGTAGCACCACCAGTACTCTTGTTTCTCCTGACGAAATCAGAAAGATGCAATGTTAATAAGCTAGCTTGTTTACCAAAGGTACTTACATTGCGCTCACTTGAACAATAGAGTAACACAATAACACTTTACATTAAAGttcttaaataacaattattcaCAATCTAGTCACTTCACCAAAGATGCTAGTGGCTAGGACTGAATATTAGAAGGCTGGACTTGATTGCTACGTGAATGAGTGAAGACCGAGGGAGAGAATTTACTGACATAACCCCTCCTtaagaacacaaaaaaaaacaagacaaaacATCTGATTATGACCCAATTCGATTGCAGATATaaaaaggagaaaaaaaaatctagtcaCTTTTCCCCTATCACaagcctataattatgttgaaTTTCTGgagaccatcatcatcatcatttcagccataggacgtccactgatgttccaatgatttccataatgaccggttggtagcgcggcctgcatccagcgccttcctgttacctttatgaagtcgtcggtccaccttgtgggtggacgtgaTACGCTAcgctttccagtacgtggcctccactccagaaccttgctacccCACCGgttgtcagttctgcgtactatgtgccctgcccattatgGAGATCATTACTAAATAATAGATCTAATAGTTTACCTGAGGATAATAGGGGCAGTGCACAGGGTGCGAGCTCTTGGAGCGTCCTTCCAAACGCTCGCGCTTCTGCAGCCGCTTCTGGAACTTGTCCCACTGGTCGTCGTCGTCCTCCTCCGCGGCCGATGACTTGTCGCGCGACTCGTCTTCGGACCCCGAGCTATGCGTCCCGGACTCGTCCGAGCTGCCCAAATCCGACTCTTCGGCTGGAAAGGAGttcaaattcatttaagttCAACCGAAGCAAGTGTGACAGTGGGTTTATTACGACAGTTACaaatattgaaaacaatacAAGCTTTTCGTTAAAGCGCCATATATTGATCAACGTTAGCAGCACGTCTACGCTGCCGTGCTGTTTTACAACGCGGTACGCAGCTTCTACTATTTTACGGACATCCACCATTTTAAAACAACAGTCGAATGTAAACAGCACGAGGCATAATAAGATGTGATTGTTGATTGCTGATTTAAGTATCCATATACATATATTGATCAACGCTAGCACGTCTACGCTACCGTGCTATTTTACAACGCGGTACGCAGCTTCTACTGTTTTACGGACATCCACCATTTTAAAACACCAGTCGAATGTAAACAGCACAAGGCATAATAAGATGTGATTGTTGATTGCTGATTTAagtatccttaaaaaaatatgtttgtttaaaccacagataataaagttattaaaaaaaattgcaagtGTTACACTTACCCCGGTTATGTGGGAAGTGTGACAATTTCATAACTTgagatattttattacattttgtcACATATTACGGCGCTATAGGGCAAAGTTTGCTTAGTAACGTAAACCATCATTTAATAAAGAACATTAAATGACAAATCTTATAAAATTTTACCATAATAGAATAAAATATGTGTATGTTAACTGAGCATgattacaaaatcaccctgtatgtgCGTGCTTTTTATAAGCCtcagtattactttaaccctaccctaccactgcttcgggacaataaatgggatAGTGCATGTTTGTCCTTTATGCATTACGAAATAATTGATTAGATTGCTGCTAAGAAACTTTGGCAGGATATTATGGGGACGCCCATGAGCGTTCCTATCTCAAAAGATGGAATTTTAACGTATGCCAGGTACAGCTAGTCATTTGTAGCACTCTTTTAAACTATATGGATGGAACCTGAGCCCATGTCAATACTGTCCACAATATTAACGCGtacaatttgtattttttttggttaccTCGATTtaaatcctagactgcatcccacttaacatcaggtgcgattgtggtcaaatacctgccttgttatgcataaaaaaataaaaaaataaataaaaaaagataccTTTATAGCCAAGTCGTAAATCAACTCAATAACACAGCTAAATCATGATGGTTATATTTATTCTCTTCAATTAGACCGTAATTCAATTATATACCTACTTTATCACATGTAGTGTGATGTGATAATCGTAAATAATGTCTTACTGTCAAAAGAAGCTTTCTAATTAGAAATATTTACATCAACGACATGCCGAtattaataatttgaaataataaaatcgtGTTACAAGCACATAAATCTCATGTTCTCTTTTATTGATTTGTTCTTTCGAGCGAATCGTATTGAAAATACTACAAACTTCGATTGTGGTGtcgttttaaaatataaaaatatttaaataggcTATGGATATCATGAGCACAATATCAATCACTCATATAATTGGGATTTTAGgtctaaaattaatttgttttaagagGACTGTGTTTGGCCTTggaattataatttttaacattactgtgttactaaaaatattgattGCTTACCATCGTCGTCTTTTTTCTTTGGTTGATTCGGATCTTTCTGTTCCTTCCCCTCCTTAGTTTTCTTGGCGTCGCTTGGCGGGGGCGGCGTGGCGGTCTGGCTGGGCTTGGCCGGCTGCTGTTTGTTAGCGGCCGGCTTCTTAGCTTTCTTCGACTGGGGGTGTTTCTTTGTCTGCTGCTTCATCCATACTGGCCTCTTGTATGTCTCCTTCTTATCGTTTTTGTCATTTTTGTCATTCTTGTCGTTCTCGCCTTTTTCCTTTTCGGCGTTGTCGCCGGCGCCCTCCTCGTCTTCCCTTTGGAAATAAGGTTTCAATGTattgtaaatttaaaaaaaccggccaagtgcgtgtcggactcacgcacaaagggttccgtaccattgatttatgaagttaaatttttttttttaatttaagttatttgtaagaaagattacgcggtaataagcggtttacgatttacgaggtattaaaaaaaactacttactagatctcgttcaaaataattttcgttggtagtttttatagtaatgtacatcatatgttttttttagatttttcattttcttattttagaagtaagatgggggggaccaacttttttccactttggaagcgtctgtcacgcaaactattcggtttagaaaaaagtattttagaaacctcgatatcatttttgaagacctatccatagataccccacacgtatgtttgatgaaaaaaaaattttttagttttagttctaagtatggggagcccccaatatttattattatttttttatttttgcatcaaaatcttaatgcggttcacagaatacatctacctaccaagtttcaacagtatagctcttatagtttcggaaaaaaatggctgtgacatacggacggacagacggacagacagtcatgacgaatctataagggttccgtttttttttgccatttggctacggaaccctaaaaaaaggaaaaaacatTACACTTCCAGACTTGAATAACGGCGATAAGCgctatttaaaaaaggataaaCGCGATTTAAAAAATAGGTTTTAACTGAAAAACccaaaattcaaataaaagtaaatgttaTGAACATAAATGACGTCTTACTTGATAGTTTCTTTTTCCTTGATCGTGGTGTCGCCAAACAGTTCCCTCATGTTGGTTCGTCTCAAAAAGACGGTGACGGTCACTATAGCGCCGGCCGTTACCACAGTAGAGTTCTCGTCATCAATTACtgaaatgaaaacaaatatcCTTAAAATTGAAGCTAATTAcctcataattaatttttaactggctttacCAATTACCTGTACAGTTTATTGTACACACTCATTGGCTTTTCCTTTTCAATTAGTATTCACACTGCCACATCAAATTAAGTGTCACGAACTCACGACACACGTCACAGTTCCGTTATTCATAGGAATGTTAGTACACGCAAATAGTAAGTACAAGatattattttcaataacaTACCTTCTGTGTTAATTTGGAAATGAATATAAGGCATATTTCCCAGCGCTTTCATCAGGTCTTCATATTGCTTATCGTTGAGGAACCGCAGAACTTGTCTCCTTTCTTCGCCTGGCAACTGAGCTAGCTGCAGCAGCGATTTGATGTGCTTCTTCCGATTCGTGAAGTACTTCAGGTGATCCTCGGTGATGTACGGTAGTTGCAGTAAAGGCGATTTGTACTCCCACAGTGCTTGGACGATCATTGGGGAGAGCTTCATGCAGTTCTCGATGGTTTCGATTGTTGGTAGACGAGGTACTAGGACAAAAGATTATATCTTTATTGACCACATAGAGATATAGTTCCACGAGATAACAGATGCTCTGGGTTTTACAATATAGTTGGCAGttccaatttttttaaaaaggagAACTAAATATTTTAACCCAGAACTAAGATATTTTTGTTACTGGTCATGAACTGTTGTATGTCCAGGATGCAGACGAGTTGCAATTACGCGCAGGGGGAGCTCGTCACGGCGCATCGCGTTGCGATCGCGAGCAACAATGTCTGTTAGTCACTAATTTAATAATATAGCGTTCCCAGTTTAGTCATGGCAATGTAGGCATGGGCAAGATTGCACGAAAAAGATATAAAATTCTATGCTTCCTAAGTGACATCAAACCATCAGTCTCTTAACTgagttatgtatatttttttacattgtaaaaataGGATGGGGATCATATGATTCGTCAACGGTCGCAATAATAatgaaagcaaaaataaaaaagaagtcATCAAAATCGTAACATCTAGCCGTATCTCTGTAAACAAATAGCCGATTATACTCACTTCTCCTAGCATACGCGAGGGCGATCAGCTGGTTGACGCAGTTGACCATCTCCACAATGAGGTCGGGGCAGCGCGCCACTATGTACCGGCGGTCGCACTCCACCGTCTCGGAAGGCAGTGCAGCAACGCATCTATCGAACTGTCTCTATAAACCTACAGCCACATGAATCGTATACTCACTTCTCCTAGCATACGCGAGGGCGATCAGCTGGTTGACGCAGTTGACCATCTCCACAATGAGGTCGGGGCAGCGCGCCACTATGTACCGGCGGTCGCACTCCACCGTCTCGGAAGGCAGTGCAGCAACGCATCTATCGAACTGTCTCTATAAACCTACAGCCACATGAATCGTATACTCACTTCTCCTAGCATACGCGAGGGCGATCAGCTGGTTGACGCAGTTGACCATCTCCACAATGAGGTCGGGGCAGCGCGCCACTATGTACCGGCGGTCGCACTCCACCGTCTCGGAAGGCAGTGCAGCAACGCATCTATCGAACTGTCTCTATAAACCTACAGCCACATGAATCGTATACTCACTTCTCCTAGCATACGCGAGGGCGATCAGCTGGTTGACGCAGTTGACCATCTCCACAATGAGGTCGGGGCAGCGCGCCACTATGTACCGGCGGTCGCACTCCAGCGTGTCGGGAGGCAGCTTCATGCGGGAAAGGTGCGCGTGCAGCAACGCCCGCGCCTTGATGCTGTACGGACGACACAGCGGCTGCTCTTTGTTCTTCTCACCTAAGTTTGGCAGCTCGCGAagcagctaaaatatttcaacgTTTATTTATTGTGCAAATTATGTCTTGaaactttttattgttttttatttagttatttatgtaAATCTTTTTAAGAATATTTAGACCTCTAGCatatttttacttagttttGTAGCTTAGTAAAGTGTCTCTTGGTCCTTGATATTTAGGAAGAAACTATCATAGGCATCTGGTATTCAACAATACTCTGTACAAAACAATAATACAATatgatataatttaattaagtaccACCTAAAATTACATACCATTGGAACTTCCTCATTATCAGTAATTCTCTCAATAACTTCAGAGTTATGTCTTCTATCAAACTCACAAGACGCAGCCAGAATCATAAGAGCTCGCTTCAAAGGCATTGACGGTGTTTTATGGCAAAAATAGAAATACATTTGTGTAGTATCTAATAAAACTTGCTCTCCTGAGAATCTAATTGACCTATACCACCACATACCAACCtgaaagaaaacaattattttgaaaaaatgaaCAGTTTAACAGTAAGAAACTATCAGTAAATTCAGTAATATGCCTAGCTTTGATGGAATGAAATGCaaaaattattatgatattaaCTCACCGCAGTTGGAAGGGCAACCATAAAAACTAATGCATATAACCCAAGAACCCACACACTGTTCTCTTTCTCAACAATCCAGCTTGGTAGAGCAATACCAAAGCTCATGGCACCAGGCCCATCAGGGTTTCCATATTTCTCCCAGTTTCTTCGAGCCTCATCATCAGTAAGAGCCTAGTAAcaatgataaaattaattaaaaaagtccacttaaatatttaagtactgTTCCTTCATAATTAGATCAATAATAAGATGATCTTTTTCATTGAAacagttattattttttctcaacTTTTCTATTTATCATAAGTTCACAGAAACATACTTGGACCAAACTACATACCTGATACGCCTTGGTAAGCTTCATAAAGGCCTTTTCATCACCAGTTTCTTTATCTGGATGAAGAATTAGAGATTGTTTGCGATACGATTTTTTTATCTCGGCTTGAGTAGCACCAGGTGGCAGGCCCAGTATCTCATAGGGATCAAAATTGGACATCTCATAATCAAATTGTGAAACTTTATATGCCAAAAAGCCAAGCAAAACCCATCCTGATATAATTGCTAGTTTTATAAAGAAATTTTTAACCCCTTTGTAGGGTTGTGATTGTTCTATGATTATTTGTTTCTTTATACAGTTTGGACATTGACATAATTCTGCACGTTTGGCAGGATCTGGAAAGAAGAAAGcattttatacataaaaataatcgcCGACATTTAGACATCACAGGGCTGTAGTTATGGAAGCCTAATAACTAGCCTTCACGTATACCGTTAGAGTTAcagtaaatattgtttttaacatAAGATACCTATGCTATATTTCTGAGTTTtgttaaaacaaataataattcattggattattaattaattttcaataatttaactGTAAATCGTATTTGTAAACTCACCTTCTTTCCTCTTCCTAGGCCAATAATAAATCGTCGCCGGTACCAGTATTAGGGCTAGGAAAGAGAGAACGAAGTAAAAGAATGTAGATCCACTTTCATCGTATTCAAATTTTTGGCCACCCATTATtaattttcaatacaaaaaagaaAATCATTAGAATCACGACACGAGTGCGATGGGAGACGTGTCATTCATTCGTGTCACATAGACAGACAGCAGAACAGATTAAAAAATTAGGTTTTTTTGCTGATTATTTTTTGGAAATTCTCGAgatcaaataattaatttatctcgattaatattaattttcagcAAATAGGAAACGaattgtgttataaaatatctgTATAATTCTCAATTCCTCATCACAGGTTTATTTCCCCATTCCTCCTACTATTAATAGTATGATTATTGGTATTACATTATCTTTGGCTTTTTGAGACAAAttcattttaacatttcactgGTCACTATTATTTATCCGTGATTTCACAGTGATTTTATacgaaaaatcttttttttatctGTTGCACACATATGATTTTGACATTGACGGCagtcaattttaatttgtcaattTACCACAGCAAAACTTGTTCATgtgttatgaaataaataattgaattcATCTAAAAGATTCATAAATAACTATAAACATTACGTTTTTCTAAGGTATGTTGTCGTAGTCTAGTATAGTCAATATTTCCAATTACGTAGTTACTTTTCAAAACAAGAGATACGCAGTTAAGTTTTTGACAGAGTAGCTAGCTATTGCTGCTATTGCTAGCTTTTAATTGATATTACTCGGAGTTTTCGAGTTAGTCCTGGTATTTTAAATGTCGCTTACTAACTACACTGTAGTAAATTAGCCTGAAAATTATTCACAAagataatttgttattttcagATGGCGACTAAATCGATAGCAAGTGCAACGGTTAGAGCAGTGAAAAAGCGAGTGCTACCGTCAAGGGCGGCATTAGTTCTTACACCTTCTGCTGTGAACAAAGTTAAAGAAATAATGGCGAAAGAAGAAGCCAAAGGTTTCATTGGACTAAAAGTTGGGGTAAGACAGCGGGGTTGTAATGGATTGTCTTACACTCTGGATTACGCTAAAAATAAAGAGAAATTAGATGAAGAAGTCAAACAAGACGGTGTCACTATCATCATTGATAAAAAAGCTCAGTTAACACTATTAGGTAAGTTAACTTTATTTgtgtaataggtaggtacctgtttttattatgttaatattGTCTTCATCAAAATTATCAAGAGAGTAGTTTGATGCCTAGGCCTAATTAGGTATGCAACTTAGCCTGTTATTAGTgtactttttttgttattttagatCCACATTTTTGTTTGggtattaattaaaaacaaataacttaAGTTTTATCTGAACCTACTGCTGATAAGAAGCAGAATACTACAAAaccaattttaaataatattatttatgcttTTTCAGGAACTGAAATGGACTTTGTGGAAGACAAACTATCAGCTGAATTTGTGTTCAACAACCCAAATATTAAAGGCACATGTGGATGTGGAGAATCATTTAGTATATAAATATGACTTTGCGCTGTAACTTTTCAAATTACAAATACAGTTAGTCAAGAAGCAACAAAAAAATTAGCATATTGTGTTGGTGCTTACACATTTTCAATTGCAAAAAAATAGGAAATAGTATCCTGCTTTGAATTAGAGCACTTAacgataattataaaaaatccaTCATAACAGTACACTACAGTACACTGCTAATTTAACAGGATGACCGACAAATGTGACAGATTATCATAGTATGTATGTAATTTTTGTGATATTATATTCAGTAGtagtacataatttaattagatCTGGAAATCTTATGAAAATCTTTTAAATCAGAATACTTGATGATTCAGCTTTggcttaaataatttaaattttattcaaattgccACTATCCAGATAGCTGAAATGTCATTTTACAAACCTAAAACTTAAAACCTAAGGCCTGGTTTCCAATTATAAATTTTTGGCTTGTGTGCATCGCATCTTATTATCAAGTTAGAGCTTTTTATAATGAATTAATTCTTGAGCAGAAGACAAACACATCCATATACACcactacttttttatcaccggaaaaattttaacaggttatgtagaaatgtgtgaaaattataaagtaaaaaaaaaatttaaaatttttataaagttaatttttttattaaattttctttagtccctattttacgcgtcacagctgggccactccgctgctcgttcattcagtagagtagtcgtacgcgctcgcacattgatctgtctgtctcgctcacgccttgaccacgcttccagtgttattattactaatttagaccattttaatgcaacatttcaagtaattttgagttctaataagtgtttcattacacttacgtacttctttacgtggtattctgactgttaacactaattgtaagttaataatacaatgaaatacctacctactgtgaatacgttacgaatacacaccaatgtgtcgttacgaggctactacgactttaaaagaaatatgtaattcaaagatctgccaaaacagcggctttcagtgttatcatcacagaataataataatgtgttgtgttacttagctacctatcctaggctatttttattgcaacatttcaagtaggtaattagaatgtaattgaacgcagggcaaaggacgaaaacagtaatttagtaattacgtaatacgtcacgttgtatttctgtgagtttttaacactagttaataataatacctactgtgtaactccaattgagatcgcacgtcgttcgtagttcgtgaatttaagatccgccataacagctgagtggtgcgaacagttttagatggtggttttagtaggcgcttaggtaaaataataaaaataattcaactttcccttcatacttacccgggcttaggatcggccttaggaccggcaaaattcaatgctttgataagcaccctgcatcgtgctgaagtgtggctgtcccggtacagtcgcaaaactgcactacacaatttctccggccaagaataataatgcacgtatcattaacacgtattcacgtgaggtgaattggtaagacaacgtaataattgcacgacactattgacttgattgatacaatgttaacaagacaGTTCACGACCGATCaagagctcgcgcgcgcgcaactgaccgACCGCGGCCGGCGGCAGAGCGAGCGAGACGGCGGCGCGGGGCCGCGGGCACCCGCCCGATAATGGCCGCACAACAAACGTACACCGCCGCCTTTGGGAAGCGTCGggccggcaacgtcgcatctctctccatagtaacgggcggccttgcgttgagcgtaaatagtgctagcgacgcgtgtgtccaaatattaccaattttgggatgatattttgagtagctttatttaacttttttttttgcataaataggattagtatcaataactcattacccagaattttttttttcggtgataaaaatttagtggtgtatatttttttcataagtaTTGGAACAAAATCTTAATAGGTATATAATAAATGACTTTCGAGAGTGTTGCATTGCAAATACCTagattattttatattgttttgcttctttaattttcttttatagGCATATCTTAGATTTAGGTAGCTAAAAATTCGTTAATACTGGGAATTGATTCTctgttttgttatttatgttttattgtTATACATATAGGTATCATAATAATCACCATTTGCCTCAAGttctaaagtaaaaaaaaaaacatgtacctacgttgtatataaaaatattgcaggtatgtattaaaatatgtataataaataatataattattttttgtagataaaaacaaagtttgcaaatacataaaatcatgtttcatgtagaaatgtta from Ostrinia nubilalis chromosome 4, ilOstNubi1.1, whole genome shotgun sequence carries:
- the LOC135088562 gene encoding translocation protein SEC63 homolog is translated as MGGQKFEYDESGSTFFYFVLSFLALILVPATIYYWPRKRKEDPAKRAELCQCPNCIKKQIIIEQSQPYKGVKNFFIKLAIISGWVLLGFLAYKVSQFDYEMSNFDPYEILGLPPGATQAEIKKSYRKQSLILHPDKETGDEKAFMKLTKAYQALTDDEARRNWEKYGNPDGPGAMSFGIALPSWIVEKENSVWVLGLYALVFMVALPTAVGMWWYRSIRFSGEQVLLDTTQMYFYFCHKTPSMPLKRALMILAASCEFDRRHNSEVIERITDNEEVPMLLRELPNLGEKNKEQPLCRPYSIKARALLHAHLSRMKLPPDTLECDRRYIVARCPDLIVEMVNCVNQLIALAYARRIPRLPTIETIENCMKLSPMIVQALWEYKSPLLQLPYITEDHLKYFTNRKKHIKSLLQLAQLPGEERRQVLRFLNDKQYEDLMKALGNMPYIHFQINTEVIDDENSTVVTAGAIVTVTVFLRRTNMRELFGDTTIKEKETIKEDEEGAGDNAEKEKGENDKNDKNDKNDKKETYKRPVWMKQQTKKHPQSKKAKKPAANKQQPAKPSQTATPPPPSDAKKTKEGKEQKDPNQPKKKDDDAEESDLGSSDESGTHSSGSEDESRDKSSAAEEDDDDQWDKFQKRLQKRERLEGRSKSSHPVHCPYYPQEKQEYWWCYICDRKSHTLLAAPAHVTALVDTHELQLRFTAPRWPGVYTLACCLRSDSYIGMDQQQDMKLDVKEAAAVPVEHPQWDLSDSDTDNNDQGGNESEFTTDDEVEEE
- the LOC135071461 gene encoding iron-sulfur cluster assembly 1 homolog, mitochondrial produces the protein MATKSIASATVRAVKKRVLPSRAALVLTPSAVNKVKEIMAKEEAKGFIGLKVGVRQRGCNGLSYTLDYAKNKEKLDEEVKQDGVTIIIDKKAQLTLLGTEMDFVEDKLSAEFVFNNPNIKGTCGCGESFSI